A single genomic interval of Cellulosilyticum sp. I15G10I2 harbors:
- the galU gene encoding UTP--glucose-1-phosphate uridylyltransferase GalU, which produces MSTIKKAIIPAAGLGTRFLPATKAQPKEMLPIVDKPTIQYIVEEAVASGIQDIIIVTGRTKKAIEDHFDKSVELEMELEKKQDKELLEIAKSVSQIANIYYIRQKEPKGLGHAVLTAKTFIGEEPFAVLLGDDVIDSEKPALKQMIEVYEKYNASVLGVQTVDKKDVNKYGIVDGIQIEDKVYKVNDMVEKPPVDKAPSNVAVLGRYIITPAIFKYLEKQEIGAGGEIQLTDALNKLAKEEPMYAYDFIGKRYDVGNKMGFLQATVEFALKRDELREEFKEYLINITQTF; this is translated from the coding sequence ATGAGTACTATTAAAAAAGCAATAATACCAGCAGCAGGCTTAGGTACGAGGTTTTTGCCTGCAACCAAAGCGCAACCCAAAGAGATGTTGCCTATTGTAGACAAACCGACTATTCAATATATAGTAGAAGAAGCAGTGGCCTCAGGGATACAAGATATTATTATCGTTACAGGACGTACAAAAAAAGCGATCGAAGATCACTTTGACAAATCAGTAGAACTTGAGATGGAACTTGAGAAAAAACAGGACAAAGAACTCCTTGAAATAGCGAAGTCTGTTTCGCAAATAGCCAATATCTACTACATAAGACAAAAAGAGCCCAAAGGCCTTGGACATGCAGTGCTTACTGCAAAGACCTTTATAGGAGAAGAACCTTTTGCAGTGCTTCTTGGAGATGACGTTATTGATTCTGAAAAACCTGCACTTAAACAAATGATAGAGGTCTATGAAAAATACAATGCATCTGTACTCGGTGTTCAAACTGTAGATAAAAAAGATGTCAACAAATATGGTATTGTAGACGGCATACAAATAGAAGATAAGGTATATAAAGTTAATGACATGGTTGAAAAACCACCAGTTGACAAAGCACCTTCAAATGTAGCTGTTCTTGGCAGATACATTATTACACCAGCAATTTTTAAATACCTGGAAAAACAAGAAATAGGTGCAGGCGGAGAGATACAGCTTACAGATGCACTCAATAAACTTGCAAAAGAAGAACCAATGTATGCTTACGATTTTATAGGCAAACGCTATGACGTAGGGAATAAAATGGGATTTTTGCAAGCCACAGTAGAATTTGCGCTCAAACGAGATGAACTAAGAGAAGAATTCAAAGAATATCTAATAAATATTACACAAACCTTTTAA